Below is a genomic region from Argonema galeatum A003/A1.
TAAATCTTAAGTTCTTCCGTTCATTTAAATGTCGAGAAGCGTTGCCGAAGGTAAATTGCGGAGCCATTCAAAACCAAAATCAATAACAGTAGAACAATGATTGACGCTGCTGCTGATTCAGCAAAACCAGGCTCAGGCCGAGTAATGTATGTGTAAATTTGGATGGGCAAGGCCATAAAACGCTGAAACAAACCCGGATTAAATGTGAGAAAACTTACGGCTCCAATGACGATTAGAGAAGCCGCATCCCCAATGGCACGGGAGACTGAAATAATCACCCCTGTTAAAATCCCCGGAACCGCATAAGGTAAGACATGATTCCACACCGTCTGCCATTTAGTTGTGCCTAAGCCATAGGAAGCTTGTCGTAAAGAATCGGGAACAGCTCGAATTGCCTCTCTGGCAGTCACAATAATTACTGGTAAAGACAGTAAAGACAACGTTAGCGCTCCAGAAAGTAATGCGGGGCCGAAGTTCAAAAGATAATTGAAAACGCCTAACCCCAATAGACCATAGACAATTGAAGGGACTCCAGCTAGGTTGCTAATATTAATTTCAATAATATCAGTCCACCAAGCTTTCGGTGCATATTCTTCAAGATATAAAGCCGCTCCTACACCGATAGGTACAGCAATTAACATAACTAATCCCGCGAGAAGCATACTGCCAAAAATAGCAGGACGTATGCCGCCTTGTTCGGGAAACCGAGAAGGAGTTTCAGTCAAAAAACCCGGTGTCAGCAGTCTGCCAAGTCCATCCTTGAAGACATCGAATACCAGGACGGCAAGCACTATTAAACCAATACTCAGACCAATCAGAAAGATGATTTCAAAGATTTTTCCTGTTGTTTCTCTCTTCTCTATATTGGGAGTAAACTCTTCGCGTGGTTCTTGGAAGTTGTTTTGGAAAATCGAATTAGTCATGTTTATCACTCGTACTTTTCTTTATAACGATTAGAAATCCAATGACTGACAATGTTTAAAGTTAGAGTCATCAAAAAGAGAACTGCTCCCACAGCATATAAGGTGTTGTAATTAACACTACCACGGGGGCTATCACCTCCTGAAATTTGAGCCATATAAGCTGTCATTGTTTCTACTGATTGAAAGGGATTAAGGCTGATTCTCGGCTCTTGCCCAGCAGCAATTAGTACAGTCATTACGCTGGTAATGGATTTGTTGGGTTTCGCGATCGCACAAGCCCAACTTTAGATTGACTATTTTTCTTAAAGAAGATTTCCGATTGGTTCGCCCGGTTTTGCATCTTTAAATTTAGAACCCGTTTCACCTGAAGCAAGTTTTTGTTTTACTCTGGGGTAAGCATCGTCGGGTAGCGCTACGTAACCGACTTGATCGACCCATTTCCAAGAATTTTCTAGATAGAAATCAGCAAATTCCCTTACGGCTGGTTTGTTATCCAGGGAAGTCTTGCTTACATAGATAAACACGGGACGAGACAAAGGTAGATAAATATTTCTCACAACATTATCTAGAGGAACTGGTTTTTCACACTTTCCTTTTGGACTTTCCACACCAACCAAGTTCAGCTTGTCTTGATTTTCCATGTAGTAAGATATCCCCACGTACCCTATAGCATTTGTGTCGCCCGCAATCCCTTGAACAAGGACGTTTTGATTGTGACTGGTAGTATAGTCCGTGCGACTATTTTTGGCTTTGCCAGTGACTGCTTGTGTGAAATAATCAAATGTTCCAGTATCAGAAGCCGGGGCATAAAGCTTTAACCGCTGGTCGGGAAAATTTGGATTAATTTGATTCCAATTGGTTATTTTACGGTCTGATTTGGAGTTCCAAATTTTGTTAAGTTCTTCAATCGTCAAACATTTTGCAAAGTTGTTTTGACGATTGACAATCACCGCAATTCCGTCTAAAGCGACAGGGAGTTCTACAAAATCAATGCCCTTCTTTTTACATCTTTCGATTTCTTCATCTTTAATGGAACGTGACGCACCAACAATATCAATTTCTCCAGCGCAAAACTTACTCATGCCACCGCCAGTACCACTTGAAGCAACGCTAACCTGAGCACCTGGCTTAAGTTTTTGAAATTCTTCAGCAACGGCTTGATGAATAGGAAAACCTACGGCTCCACCATCAATACTCACCTGATTTTGCTTCTGCTCCACCTGACTGCAAGAAGTTATACCGCAGGTAAGAGCAATCAGAAATGGCAGAAAAACTCGGCTATTTAACTGAGGCTGCCCAAGAGTATTGCGATTAAAAGATAAATGTTTCTGCATAGGTATTGGCTAAGCAAAATCTGTACTTGAGGTATTTGTATCAAGAGCAACTCAGTACGATCGAGACCCTCGATCGGTCATCGAAAATGCGATCGCACTGGCTAACGCTACGCCCTAGCTGTCCCCCCAGGAGTTGGGAGAGAGCTTTGGTCTGTTAAAATCCGGTTTATCGATCGATTTACCGTACTTTTTATTCATATTACAAACGTTAAGTACGTTTGTCCATCTAAAGATGGATCTGCCGCTGACTTTTTGGGCGCAGCTACCTGTGTATTATTGCCGTAGTAACAAATATTACTAAAATCCACTCGATTGACCGAGGAACTGTAATGGGATTTTATTGGGATAGGCGGTGGGCTTCTCGTGCTGGCTGTCAATCTACTGACAACGGATTTCGGGGAGGACTATCTCGCCTTGGCCCAGAGCTGGTCAACCTCTGCATTTCTGGGGGTTGATTGTCGATCGAGTTTTAGGTGCTGGACAGTCTAATCAGCGGGCTGGCGAATTTTCCGTCAACCTGGATTTGGGCTACAAAGTAGAAAAAGGCCAAATTGTCGGTCGCGTCAAAAATACAATGGTAGCTGGTAGTATTTTTGAGGCGTTTCAGAATTTGGTGGATTTGAGCGATCGCCCGCAGTGGGTGGGCGGCGGTGCTTATCCGCCCAGTATACTGTTCCAGCACTTAAGTGTGGCTGCTCGTCAGAGTTAGTGGTTGTTTAGGAATTAACCGCAGAGACGCAGAGAGGAGAAAGCGGAGTGAAATCACCTGTTTTAGCGATTGGTAAGACTAAGCTTGACTTTGTTTGGGGGATTCGCGCCAAAGTGCGAATGTCTGTTCTGTGGGTGGTGCTGTTGGCATCGCTCTTGCTTGCTGGTTGTGTACAGTACGATTTGGGAGTGACTTTTAATAGTACGAATAGGGGTAATATCGTACAGTCTATTAAGCTGGGAGAACAACTAACTGCGTTTAGCAGTGACACGGCTCTTGATTGGTTAAACAGCATTGAGCGTCGCGCTGGGCAGTTGCGAGGGACAACTAGGCGAATTTCCGATCGGGAATTGACTGTTACGATTCCTTTCAATAATGGCGCAGAGTTAGATCGGAAATTTAACGCATTTTTCAACCCGATCGATCGTAAAACAGATATCTCTGCTACTACCACGGCTGTCGATTTTCCTGAATTTAAATCGGCATTCAGTCTGAAGCAGAATAATTTCTTTCTCGTGGTGAAGAATCGGTTGAGCTACGATCTGGATTTGCGATCGCTTGAGGTGATATCTCCTAACGCTAACATCGTTGTTAATCCAGGTTCCCTCTTGCAATTAGAGTTTCGCCTCAACACCCCAAGGGGTGCCACTAGCGTTAGCAACGCGGAGAATGGCATTAGTCCAGAAACCTTACAAGACGGACATCAATTGGTTTGGATGCTTCAACCCGGTCAAATCAACCATCTGGAAGCTGTATTCTGGCTTCCCAGTCCTTTGGGAATTGGTGCGATTGCGATCGCTTTGTTCGTGGCGGGAGGAATTTATCTGAAATCTCGGATGTCGCCACCCGTCACAATAGGGCATCGCCCAACCGCCTCTAGTGTCAAATTAGGTTAGAATCGATTCCTCCCCTAGCTCTAAAATCCCTTGCCTGCAATAATAAGGTACAGGCTGGTAGTTGACTGGGAGATGGGGCAAAATCAGGGACAAAAAGTATTGATGGCTACAAAACACTGACAATTTGCAGTAATACTAAAACGTAAACAAATACAAGTGAGCTGAGGAGTCAAGAAATTGCGAAAAGTTGAAGCGATTATTCGGCCATTCAAACTCGACGAAGTAAAGATCGCGTTAGTCAATGCTGGCATTGTGGGGATGACGGTTTCTGAAGTCCGAGGATTTGGACGCCAAAAAGGCCAGACAGAACGCTATCGCGGTTCCGAATACACCGTTGAGTTTCTGCAAAAACTCAAGATTGAGGTTGTAATTGAAGATGAGCAAGTCGATCTAGTTGTAGATAAAATTATCGCAGCAGCTCGGACTGGGGAAATCGGTGATGGCAAGATTTTCATCACGCCTGTCGATCAAGTCGTGCGGATTAGGACTGGGGAAAAGAATATGGAAGCCATTTAGGGGCTAGAAAAGTCAGTAGGGGCGGGTTTTGTAAAATATTCTGTTAGTAATGAGATGTGTGGGCTAAACCCGCCCGTACAAAAGTCAAAAGTCAAAAAGGGGCTAAGGTCTAGAAAATCCTTAGTCCCTAATCTCTATGTAACACAAGTTGCTAGTTAGTCGTAGGTACGTTGTTGCGCTTTAGCGCTCTCATCGTAACAACATACGGATTTGCAAGTAATACCAAATCCGGGTTTGTTACCCCTTTTAATTTTTGATCTAAACATTGTAGAGACGTTTCATGAAACGTCTCTACAATGTTTAGACATAAAGGGGGTCATTGAAGCGGATTTGGTATTACTTGCAACTTGAGTTATGTAGCATCTGTAACTGGGGTAATAAAGTTTTGAAAGCTTGGCCCCGATGACTGAGCGATCGCTTTA
It encodes:
- a CDS encoding PstS family phosphate ABC transporter substrate-binding protein; its protein translation is MQKHLSFNRNTLGQPQLNSRVFLPFLIALTCGITSCSQVEQKQNQVSIDGGAVGFPIHQAVAEEFQKLKPGAQVSVASSGTGGGMSKFCAGEIDIVGASRSIKDEEIERCKKKGIDFVELPVALDGIAVIVNRQNNFAKCLTIEELNKIWNSKSDRKITNWNQINPNFPDQRLKLYAPASDTGTFDYFTQAVTGKAKNSRTDYTTSHNQNVLVQGIAGDTNAIGYVGISYYMENQDKLNLVGVESPKGKCEKPVPLDNVVRNIYLPLSRPVFIYVSKTSLDNKPAVREFADFYLENSWKWVDQVGYVALPDDAYPRVKQKLASGETGSKFKDAKPGEPIGNLL
- the pstA gene encoding phosphate ABC transporter permease PstA, producing the protein MTNSIFQNNFQEPREEFTPNIEKRETTGKIFEIIFLIGLSIGLIVLAVLVFDVFKDGLGRLLTPGFLTETPSRFPEQGGIRPAIFGSMLLAGLVMLIAVPIGVGAALYLEEYAPKAWWTDIIEINISNLAGVPSIVYGLLGLGVFNYLLNFGPALLSGALTLSLLSLPVIIVTAREAIRAVPDSLRQASYGLGTTKWQTVWNHVLPYAVPGILTGVIISVSRAIGDAASLIVIGAVSFLTFNPGLFQRFMALPIQIYTYITRPEPGFAESAAASIIVLLLLILVLNGSAIYLRQRFSTFK
- a CDS encoding P-II family nitrogen regulator, producing MRKVEAIIRPFKLDEVKIALVNAGIVGMTVSEVRGFGRQKGQTERYRGSEYTVEFLQKLKIEVVIEDEQVDLVVDKIIAAARTGEIGDGKIFITPVDQVVRIRTGEKNMEAI
- a CDS encoding DUF3153 domain-containing protein; translation: MKSPVLAIGKTKLDFVWGIRAKVRMSVLWVVLLASLLLAGCVQYDLGVTFNSTNRGNIVQSIKLGEQLTAFSSDTALDWLNSIERRAGQLRGTTRRISDRELTVTIPFNNGAELDRKFNAFFNPIDRKTDISATTTAVDFPEFKSAFSLKQNNFFLVVKNRLSYDLDLRSLEVISPNANIVVNPGSLLQLEFRLNTPRGATSVSNAENGISPETLQDGHQLVWMLQPGQINHLEAVFWLPSPLGIGAIAIALFVAGGIYLKSRMSPPVTIGHRPTASSVKLG